The genomic segment GGGGGCGGGATCCCCCGCCTCAACCCCGCCCCCGTTGCCATCCTTAAGCACAGCAGCAGAGGAAAGCAGTTGCGAGTACTGATCAAATTCTTTAAAGCGTACCATTGGAATGTTCATCAAGTATAGAATTCCATGTTGGTACACTCCAATACAAAGTAAAAACCTGAAGAATTTGTTCGCTGTATGCGGCGACGGCTCTGTAGAGCCAAGAATCCAACAGCTTTTTGGTATATTGGAATGACTTATACATCATTGGTCCGGTGGTGGCCACCACCTAGCTTGGTGGTGTGGGAGGCAAGGTTTGAACTCTTAATTGTCACATTTAAGTGGTTTGCTTCAAAAAATCCAAGCGGGTGTGTTGTGCACCCGTTTGATTcggtggtggttcagtcccctccGGATTATCCCTGGGCCTCCTTAGGTCCGCCCCCTCCCCCTTAGTGtagaatagattaggttatacaaCAGTTGTCGTCttcggagaaaaaaaaagaatgacttATACATCATTGGGAAAATTTTTATTCATCATCAGTACATTCCAACTTagaatgagaaatttctttgtCGTTGTCATCTTTTATGGATCATATGATCCAGCTAATGGTGTAGCAGGAGTAATAAAGAGGTAATAGTAATGGATCCAGGAAGAAAATTCATTCAGCAGAAATTGGAGAAAGTCCATGACCAATCAGCCTTGCAATTTGGAGGCATTGGCTCGTTTGAATGCTTTCGTTTGGGCGTAGCATCtctgttttaagttttaacatcTGCATTGGTGGAGACAGATTGTCAAACTCTGTTGTCACAGATAAAAGCATcactttttaacaaaaatttgtGCATGATATGACTAAAACGCTGCCCATGTTTCCTCTAGTAGACGATCTTATACATATCTGTACAATTCATGTGAGCATGAAGTTGATCAATTCTAATTCTTTGAGCAGTGGAAAAACCATGCGGTAAAACCTATGTCAATTGATCATTTTCTCTCTAAATTCAGTTTTCGAGGACTCAATTTCATGAGATTTGAAAGTAAACTTGCTTTCTAACGTTCAATTTGGACATAGCAAACTTTGCTAATCAAACGTTTGAAAATTGTTGGATAGTTTTCGACTTTTAGAAAAATCAATCGTTCTTAAgttttgagagaaagaaagaccAACAAAAAAGTCTCAAGTAAGTCCCAATTAGACGTATATTTTAAATGGATATCATTGAATATATTTTCAGTTAGATCTAGTCTTGTATTTTACATACCCATCCCGTCCAAATTGAAAATCTGGGCATGAGAGCCCATTGCCATTGGGTGCTGAGACTTTTTGCCACCTCCAGCTCAAATGTAAATGGGGAACTTTGGAGATTAGAGCGAGTGAAGAACAGAACATCATTCCGTTCGAGTTTTGCTAGTTTCACAATATTTtggtgaaggatgaaaaaaacACAAAATGAAAGTGTGTATAAACATGGATGAATTGAATGGAGCACAACCAATGAATCAAACTCAGAGAATAGAAAAGGAAATCTTCAATATGGACACGTACGTAGTAAGAATTATCATACTTGCTAGGTCCTCAAAAATTACTACTAACATATAATTAACTCATTTCATTTCATGCTCTTATAATCAATCCTGTGGGTGGACGCCATCTGCAATTCATTGGCTAAACTTTATATGCCCACTCAACTCAACAAGCATAACGCCAGCCAGAAGTCTTCCTTTCCTTCCTTTGACAGCATGCCTCTTCTTTCCCCGTACACGTCTCGTCTCTTTAATGTGAGCAAGTGCTTGGAGGTTACACAAACTTACCAAAAACATTCATGTACTAATTATACAGGAGAAGGGGAGAGAAGAAAATCCGGTTGTGGTCTTTGCAACAATATCCCACAAAATGGACACAAAGGTTTTCTAGATTCCTCAGGAGTGAGAGATTCAGAAACATGATTGGAGTCTAATGGAGATTTCGGCATTGTAAAAAGAGCCGTATGTGCTAAAGACGAAGCATATCTATGACAACATATGCAAAACCAGGTAGGAGTGTTAGGGCAGACCATCATGGAAACGGCGCACCGTCGTAGTTTGTGGCTCTGCCCAACTCCATCATCAATTCTCTCTCCCTCACAAAATGCAACTTCTGTTGATTCAAATGGAACAGGTGCTGAACAGAAACTACATCTCTCTTCCGCTACATAATCGCATAAGGAGCGAAGTCTGCCACCGAGAAAAAATATAAGCAGTTAATCAAATCAGCAGGAGGTTATCCGAATGAAGCAAAAGACAGGAAATGTACACTTTAAGTAGTACAAGAAGCCCATCACCCAGCTTCATGAATAACAAATTATATCATTCTTGTTTATACCCAAATACTGATGGGAAATCTGTAGTTTGTTTATAAGGATAGGGAATCATATACATATGGTATATAACCTTTAAAACGTCTTAGGAAACACCTGTTGCTTACTAGCAAAAGGGGTTCAATTGACACCATGGCAACAAAACTAGGCAATAAACCATCTAGAATAAAATTTAAGGTGCAACCTGTGAATTAAAACAAAGGAATAGAATCTTTCCTTCTAAATCCATCACAAAAGAAAGCGTATTGAATGGCCCAAGACAAAAGATCCAAGCACTTAAAAAGAAATGACATAAAGGATTTAGCATGCAACTGAAATTTATACATGCCAAGATGGTGAAAGCAATAAGTAGAGTACCTCTTGTCAATCTTTCCAATTTTTTCTGCGAGAACTTTAACATGATAGCTTAATTTATCAGCATTAGATGCAACCCATTGCACCATCTGGCCTAGTCCAACAGCTGTCCAGCATCTAGATTTTGAAAACTCAGCGGTGGAATTCGAAACAATTCTCAAGATGGCCAAGAAGTTAAAACACACAAGCCTTTCTCGTAGTTCCTTTTCAATGTTGCACACCAGATTTAACCAAAAACTTTGGTGCGGTTCTGCACCATCAAATCCCTCGAAGTCCTGCAGTTTACTATTTATTTGCTCTGCCTTCAGTTCTTTAAGAAATACACACCTGCTAATGACATTGAGCATGTGCAACTGACGGGATGTGGTGTTTGATAGTAGTTTACATATTTTAGATGAGATTGAAGGTGAAACCTCAAATTCTGATCCAAAAAAGGTTCTCATCCATCTAATCAATATATGCTCCACATAAGGGGGTATAGACTGCCTGAAGGCCAAAAATGGAGCTACAACGTCCCAGATAACCAGTGGCTTATTCACATGCTCAAATTGATTGAATGACCAAAATACATTATTCTTCCAGCTCATTAGTTCTCTCTCAGGTAAACCTGTAAAAGCTTCAAGTTCAGGATCTGGATGTGTGTTCAATGTAAGGTCCAGCTGCTGTCCTCCAATCCAAAGGAACTCAATGGCACCTTTTAAAGTCCTGGGTGATTTTGCCAAACTATAAGCATCTCTAAAGCAAAATACTCGCAAACATGTAATGCTAGACAGGACCCTTGACTGAAACTTGTAACAGTcagattttattatttcaaagaAAATCTGGGTAAACATGAAAGAGGGAATGGGTCTCTCACTTGAAAATTTTGCTTTTACCATGCACACTAAGGTAGTAGAAACTTGTATACAGCTTCGGAATATTATTAAAAACCAACCTTGCCTCATACATCGGATCTAACAGATCAGTGTCAAAACTGTGAACCTGCAAAACCAGGTAATGCCTCACCAAGTTGATCAAAGGATAACTATGAACATATCTGAAACAAATCATCACATGGAAGCCAATTTGATTTAAATCCAAATGAATAggaaaaaataataagaaatcAGAAGCCACTGCAGAAGTACAGGTCAAAAGAATATAAGATCAATTACCTTGGGCCATACTTGATAAATAACACTAATAACTATTAAAGAGAGAGCTAAAGAGCATAGCTATTTCAACTATgaaagagattcaaggagtagCACACCTGGAATCCCTTAATCTCATGCTTTTTTCTGTGAACAGCACATTAAGCAAGACTTGAGGGTCTAAAGCAATTATGCTTGAAGTAGGCCATCTAGGGAAGAACATGGCGGGctctaattaaaaaaattaagccTAACATGCATGAAGGACATGGTGGTTCTAATGCTCAAGAAATGACCCAAATAGAAACGCCGAAACCAACATCAAGCAAAATGTATATCTTTCAATATTTTACAAATTTATATTGTTAATTCTCCTGAGGTTCAGCTGATTGCATCCATTTGTTTAGTCACAAGAAAATCACATGCGGGTGAAGCTTGATTCTAGTCATCTGATGTATAATGTAAATACAAAGTGCTAAGAGCGCATGCAGACCTAcatacccaaaaaaataaaataaaataaaataacaaaaaagagCCTAATAAGAACTTTAGAAAGGAAAAAGTGTCATACCGCGGCCATTGCTAAGTTTCCAGGGGATAATGCCAAACCAAAGCATGAATCATATACGTTTGGAACCTACAGGGACGTGAGCAGCTTTAAGTTTACCATTAAATTCGTATGTAAGAGAAACAATACATAAATAGCTTCATCATACATCAAATTGGCTCCTCACGCCAGTGGTATTTGAAGGAAGTGGTACTCCACTCAGGACATCGTCATGCAAAATCCAGCAGCGGACAGTGTCATCCTAACGTTATGAACAACAAATAACAGTAAATAAAACTATTGGCTTTCTATTTTAGGCAAAAAATTTGACTAATAATCTTTCATAAGTTCTACAATGGTAAACTCACGAGACAACATATTGTTAAATTTGGAAAAGGTGACTCAGATAAGGACCTATTGCAACCGAGTCCTATCCATTTTACACACCTGGCTGCAGCTATACAAACAATTTGTGCCAAAGGCCCAAGCTAAACCAGTAACCTGAAGTATGCCACAAGAGTTAGCCACCATAATTGGTGGAAGTGTTAAAAAATTCGCACAAACTTACTATATGCTCATGAGCATCAGGACAGCACGCTTTGTCAAAGTTGCTAGATTTTAATTCACCAATCCAAACTTCTAATGATCCAGATCCTCTGCCAATAGCTAAGAATAGTTTGCCTGTTGATTCTATGGGCACAGTAAATGAAATCACAGAGGCTGGGGAAGAGTCAATGGTTGAAATCTGGTCACATGACAAAATGGAGAAGAGCAAAGAGTATGCAGTCAAGTCCTTTTGAAAGCAGTCAAACAAATAAGTGAAAGTGTaacaaaatttaagaaaaataaccTCCTTCAGCAGAGAAACTAGTACATCACTAACTTCTGACGACTTCAGCAGTTGATTGACATATGCCTGCCATACTTTCACACTACAAAAGAACAGATTGCGAAAAGATAATTTGAGGAACTCAGAAAACTAAAAGAACTCGATGAAACATTCAAGAAATGATATTCAGACACCAATAGATGTTACCCAATAGAAAATGTTTGCACACTACCCTTAGAGCTCTCTACTTTTAGTTAAAGAGGTGACTAGTTACGTGTTTGCAGACAAGGTATGTCGGCAGACCTTATAAGTTtcctggaaaagaaaaaaactaaataATTCACCCAATAGCTGTAGAAAATCTGTACTGAGGCGGCCCCCTTATAGAACTTCTCATAAGCTTACTATAAGTGCAATATAGTGGCATGACCAGTTCATTGATGTACCTACTTACCACCCATTAGAACTACCAGTAGCCAGTAGAAGCTGAGGGTTTGAAGCATCTGAAATATGCAGCCAACTAAGTGCTGTTATCCAAGAATCGTGTGCCTGGAAAAGTCCAATGAGTGAAGCAGTTGTCAATTCCCTAGAGTTTGTGCTAGAGTAGCGCTGTGGTTGACATATCCTCCAGAGTGATATTCTACCAGATTTTGCTCCAACTGCAAGCACAGAGCAGTTGCTTAGGACATAATCAGCAGAAGCTTCTTCAACCCCTGCAGTCAAGATCATATCGGGGGACCAAGCCACAACAAGTGATGCCAGCATCGAATTGCGAGATGCAAATTGCTCTGCAGTTATTAGTGACAAATTACAATCTTCTGGGCCTTTTTTGGCATGCTTCCGTCTAGAATCAGGCACAGCAACAATGTCACgcacattattatttttcagGTTGCCACGTGcattctcaactacctaattaCAGAAATAAACATCAGCAAAGCAGAAAAAACCAGTTTCCTGTACATACAGATCGGAAGTATGAGAttaagcaacaaaatcaaatatAGTTAATGATCATCTCTTCCGTGAAATGTGAATTATCAGAAAATATATGGACAAAGAGAAGCGTAGAAGGCAATGACAAGTGTACATTACTGTCAATGCCTTTAAGATGGACACTTGCTGGGTATCTCCGCAACTTTGGTCCATCTGAGTGTCATTAATTTGCTCCTAAAAACAAAGCCAAGAAAAGGAGATCATGATCCTTAGAtccaactaaacaacaaagacaaCCAAATTGTGGAGTCAGTAAGAGTGACATTTAGTTGGGAGAAGAAGTCCAAATAGCAGCGAATAGCAGAGTTTAACTGAAACTGCAGGATGGATAGGGAATCTAGAAAACCAAACCTCTACAATTCCAGATGATAAAACGTCTGATTCCTTAAAATTGACACTCGCAAGATAAGAGTGAAACATCTCAGAAATATCTGCAACCTAAACAAGTTCAGAGGAGCATTTACTTCAAAGATCCTGACGAGTTGACCATTAGAAGAGAACAGTGCATCGATAAGTTTCTCTATAAAAGTGATTGATGCTGATTTGCAGAAATAATACTTAAAAGCAGATGTGGAGTATCCCGGAATTTCATGCAGGCAATAAGATATATGCAGGGAAAGCTGTCAAAATAATTGTTTATCCCCTTTTGAGTATGACGAATGGATGAATGTATCTAAGAGGGTGacaattgaaatgattcttcTATTTTAGATATGAATCTTTAATTCCAGTAAGCACACTAGTCCATTTTATAACAACATCTCTTAGACTTTCGTAGCAGAGCTGGTAATAGTTCAAAGCTAAATTTCCAGAGAGAAACTAGGTCCTCGAAACTGGTATGTTCTTGGACTTGAAGTGCACCCATACTAAGTAAAAAGCCACCTACAAGTTTGGTTGCTGCATTTTTACCTCTATCCACTCTGCTGAATACTCGCAGCAGGGCATACGATAAAGCTTCACATGTCCATCAGTGCTGCAAACAGCAAGCAAACAACTACACCGAGTAGAGCAAAAAAGACGCatttagtaaaaataaaaaCGAACCACATCATCCGTTAGAAgggagaaaaaataaaatttaagaagaagaagaagagaaaaggcatATGTGAGATGCAAGAAAGAATAGTACCCTGCATTAGGAGCATATCCAATTGGAGACCAAGAGATTGACCGGACACAAGGACGAGCATCACGAGATAAACTAGTAGGTAAGATACAAGGAGCGAGGATATCTGCCAAAACAGCAATTGGAGAACCAAAACAATCAAGAAAAAATAGTCAGAAAATCCATCATCATTTCGCGAAACAAAAAATGTAAACTGGTGAAATTACAGATTTTTACAACACATAAATGGTGTCTAAAAATGGTGTAAACCTTGTGGATGAATCACTCCAATTGGAAAAGGCTTGTAAGCAGGCAATGTGATGAGGCCTCGTGGTGCAACTGGAGTTGCTGGATTCTGACAACAAAAACGAATCGAATCGAAGAAAGTAGTAGTAGCAGTAGCAGTAGTAGTTAAGGGGGGATGGAATAATAATAATGGGTATTAGGATTACCAGAATGGTAACAAGGTGGCCGGATGCAACTGCGATTAAGTTCTCCTCGGACCAAGCTACGGCGTTCGGGTAAGACGGCGACGCCACCAGCGCAGCCGCCTGGAACCTCTGCTGCGACATCGTTTTCTGGAAGGAAACAGAGTGGACAAAATAAACGAGGTGGAGGAGAATTAGAGAATCAGACGATCATGGTTTCCGTTGGAAGGAAGACAGCGAAAGTTGGAGGGAAAATCCTTTCATCTTTCTTGTGCGCGCGACGACGCGAGAAAGAAAGATAGATTACCCAGCCAGGGATCGAAACTGCCTAGCTGCGAGAATAAAATAGAATAGAATCACAGATTAGCTAGCAACCATTCTGCTCATTGGACTTTCTTTCACTTCTAGTCGTCAAGCGGCACCAGCCAGAAGAACCCTAGTTCGAAACTTGGACTCGTCCGTCTTCctcttgttttaatttctacTATTTGCTCTTACTCATCATTATCGTCTATgagaaaaacacaaaaatagtCCCTCACCGTTTGAgttttgcaccttatttttttcagGAGTAAATCTTATACTTATACACACTGTCACGGTTGGATGTACGACACAcatgcaaaatttgagtttcaaattcaaattcagattaTATATCATGCATTTAACGAGGAAAGTGTATACACATATAATGTCAGTGTAAAGAAAATTAACCCTTTTTTCAGTCCCTCA from the Coffea arabica cultivar ET-39 chromosome 11e, Coffea Arabica ET-39 HiFi, whole genome shotgun sequence genome contains:
- the LOC113719730 gene encoding uncharacterized protein isoform X1, with translation MSRMKTMSQQRFQAAALVASPSYPNAVAWSEENLIAVASGHLVTILNPATPVAPRGLITLPAYKPFPIGVIHPQDILAPCILPTSLSRDARPCVRSISWSPIGYAPNAGCLLAVCSTDGHVKLYRMPCCEYSAEWIEVADISEMFHSYLASVNFKESDVLSSGIVEEQINDTQMDQSCGDTQQVSILKALTVVENARGNLKNNNVRDIVAVPDSRRKHAKKGPEDCNLSLITAEQFASRNSMLASLVVAWSPDMILTAGVEEASADYVLSNCSVLAVGAKSGRISLWRICQPQRYSSTNSRELTTASLIGLFQAHDSWITALSWLHISDASNPQLLLATGSSNGCVKVWQAYVNQLLKSSEVSDVLVSLLKEISTIDSSPASVISFTVPIESTGKLFLAIGRGSGSLEVWIGELKSSNFDKACCPDAHEHIVTGLAWAFGTNCLYSCSQDDTVRCWILHDDVLSGVPLPSNTTGVRSQFDVPNVYDSCFGLALSPGNLAMAAVHSFDTDLLDPMYEARTLKGAIEFLWIGGQQLDLTLNTHPDPELEAFTGLPERELMSWKNNVFWSFNQFEHVNKPLVIWDVVAPFLAFRQSIPPYVEHILIRWMRTFFGSEFEVSPSISSKICKLLSNTTSRQLHMLNVISRCVFLKELKAEQINSKLQDFEGFDGAEPHQSFWLNLVCNIEKELRERLVCFNFLAILRIVSNSTAEFSKSRCWTAVGLGQMVQWVASNADKLSYHVKVLAEKIGKIDKRLRSLCDYVAEERCSFCSAPVPFESTEVAFCEGERIDDGVGQSHKLRRCAVSMMVCPNTPTWFCICCHRYASSLAHTALFTMPKSPLDSNHVSESLTPEESRKPLCPFCGILLQRPQPDFLLSPSPV
- the LOC113719730 gene encoding uncharacterized protein isoform X2, which codes for MSQQRFQAAALVASPSYPNAVAWSEENLIAVASGHLVTILNPATPVAPRGLITLPAYKPFPIGVIHPQDILAPCILPTSLSRDARPCVRSISWSPIGYAPNAGCLLAVCSTDGHVKLYRMPCCEYSAEWIEVADISEMFHSYLASVNFKESDVLSSGIVEEQINDTQMDQSCGDTQQVSILKALTVVENARGNLKNNNVRDIVAVPDSRRKHAKKGPEDCNLSLITAEQFASRNSMLASLVVAWSPDMILTAGVEEASADYVLSNCSVLAVGAKSGRISLWRICQPQRYSSTNSRELTTASLIGLFQAHDSWITALSWLHISDASNPQLLLATGSSNGCVKVWQAYVNQLLKSSEVSDVLVSLLKEISTIDSSPASVISFTVPIESTGKLFLAIGRGSGSLEVWIGELKSSNFDKACCPDAHEHIVTGLAWAFGTNCLYSCSQDDTVRCWILHDDVLSGVPLPSNTTGVRSQFDVPNVYDSCFGLALSPGNLAMAAVHSFDTDLLDPMYEARTLKGAIEFLWIGGQQLDLTLNTHPDPELEAFTGLPERELMSWKNNVFWSFNQFEHVNKPLVIWDVVAPFLAFRQSIPPYVEHILIRWMRTFFGSEFEVSPSISSKICKLLSNTTSRQLHMLNVISRCVFLKELKAEQINSKLQDFEGFDGAEPHQSFWLNLVCNIEKELRERLVCFNFLAILRIVSNSTAEFSKSRCWTAVGLGQMVQWVASNADKLSYHVKVLAEKIGKIDKRLRSLCDYVAEERCSFCSAPVPFESTEVAFCEGERIDDGVGQSHKLRRCAVSMMVCPNTPTWFCICCHRYASSLAHTALFTMPKSPLDSNHVSESLTPEESRKPLCPFCGILLQRPQPDFLLSPSPV
- the LOC113719730 gene encoding uncharacterized protein isoform X4; this encodes MSRMKTMSQQRFQAAALVASPSYPNAVAWSEENLIAVASGHLVTILNPATPVAPRGLITLPAYKPFPIGVIHPQDILAPCILPTSLSRDARPCVRSISWSPIGYAPNAGCLLAVCSTDGHVKLYRMPCCEYSAEWIEVVENARGNLKNNNVRDIVAVPDSRRKHAKKGPEDCNLSLITAEQFASRNSMLASLVVAWSPDMILTAGVEEASADYVLSNCSVLAVGAKSGRISLWRICQPQRYSSTNSRELTTASLIGLFQAHDSWITALSWLHISDASNPQLLLATGSSNGCVKVWQAYVNQLLKSSEVSDVLVSLLKEISTIDSSPASVISFTVPIESTGKLFLAIGRGSGSLEVWIGELKSSNFDKACCPDAHEHIVTGLAWAFGTNCLYSCSQDDTVRCWILHDDVLSGVPLPSNTTGVRSQFDVPNVYDSCFGLALSPGNLAMAAVHSFDTDLLDPMYEARTLKGAIEFLWIGGQQLDLTLNTHPDPELEAFTGLPERELMSWKNNVFWSFNQFEHVNKPLVIWDVVAPFLAFRQSIPPYVEHILIRWMRTFFGSEFEVSPSISSKICKLLSNTTSRQLHMLNVISRCVFLKELKAEQINSKLQDFEGFDGAEPHQSFWLNLVCNIEKELRERLVCFNFLAILRIVSNSTAEFSKSRCWTAVGLGQMVQWVASNADKLSYHVKVLAEKIGKIDKRLRSLCDYVAEERCSFCSAPVPFESTEVAFCEGERIDDGVGQSHKLRRCAVSMMVCPNTPTWFCICCHRYASSLAHTALFTMPKSPLDSNHVSESLTPEESRKPLCPFCGILLQRPQPDFLLSPSPV
- the LOC113719730 gene encoding uncharacterized protein isoform X3: MSRMKTMSQQRFQAAALVASPSYPNAVAWSEENLIAVASGHLVTILNPATPVAPRGLITLPAYKPFPIGVIHPQDILAPCILPTSLSRDARPCVRSISWSPIGYAPNAGCLLAVCSTDGHVKLYRMPCCEYSAEWIEVADISEMFHSYLASVNFKESDVLSSGIVEVVENARGNLKNNNVRDIVAVPDSRRKHAKKGPEDCNLSLITAEQFASRNSMLASLVVAWSPDMILTAGVEEASADYVLSNCSVLAVGAKSGRISLWRICQPQRYSSTNSRELTTASLIGLFQAHDSWITALSWLHISDASNPQLLLATGSSNGCVKVWQAYVNQLLKSSEVSDVLVSLLKEISTIDSSPASVISFTVPIESTGKLFLAIGRGSGSLEVWIGELKSSNFDKACCPDAHEHIVTGLAWAFGTNCLYSCSQDDTVRCWILHDDVLSGVPLPSNTTGVRSQFDVPNVYDSCFGLALSPGNLAMAAVHSFDTDLLDPMYEARTLKGAIEFLWIGGQQLDLTLNTHPDPELEAFTGLPERELMSWKNNVFWSFNQFEHVNKPLVIWDVVAPFLAFRQSIPPYVEHILIRWMRTFFGSEFEVSPSISSKICKLLSNTTSRQLHMLNVISRCVFLKELKAEQINSKLQDFEGFDGAEPHQSFWLNLVCNIEKELRERLVCFNFLAILRIVSNSTAEFSKSRCWTAVGLGQMVQWVASNADKLSYHVKVLAEKIGKIDKRLRSLCDYVAEERCSFCSAPVPFESTEVAFCEGERIDDGVGQSHKLRRCAVSMMVCPNTPTWFCICCHRYASSLAHTALFTMPKSPLDSNHVSESLTPEESRKPLCPFCGILLQRPQPDFLLSPSPV
- the LOC113719730 gene encoding uncharacterized protein isoform X5; translation: MSRMKTMSQQRFQAAALVASPSYPNAVAWSEENLIAVASGHLVTILNPATPVAPRGLITLPAYKPFPIGVIHPQDILAPCILPTSLSRDARPCVRSISWSPIGYAPNAGCLLAVCSTDGHVKLYRMPCCEYSAEWIEVADISEMFHSYLASVNFKESDVLSSGIVEEQINDTQMDQSCGDTQQVSILKALTVVENARGNLKNNNVRDIVAVPDSRRKHAKKGPEDCNLSLITAEQFASRNSMLASLVVAWSPDMILTAGVEEASADYVLSNCSVLAVGAKSGRISLWRICQPQRYSSTNSRELTTASLIGLFQAHDSWITALSWLHISDASNPQLLLATGSSNGCVKVWQAYVNQLLKSSEVSDVLVSLLKEISTIDSSPASVISFTVPIESTGKLFLAIGRGSGSLEVWIGELKSSNFDKACCPDAHEHIVTGLAWAFGTNCLYSCSQDDTVRCWILHDDVLSGVPLPSNTTGVRSQFDVPNVYDSCFGLALSPGNLAMAAICS